The genomic stretch ATCACTTCCCCGGATCGACTTGATGAAGGCCGAAGCGACATCGTAGTGCGTATCGCCCGCCTTGTCGTACTGCAGCGCCCGCTGGCGGATGCACTCCGCCGCCGCCGGCAGATCGATGGTGATGACCCCGTCTGGCCCCGGCGGGGTGGTCAGAACCGCCACCTCCAGCGCCCCGAGCGCCGCCCGGGCGTCCCCGGCCGCAGCATTAGCCAAGTGGTCCAGCGCCTCAGGCAATAGTCTCACGGCATACATCCCCAGCCCCCGCTCCGGATCCGCCAGCGCCCGGGTCAGGATTATCCGGAGGTCCTCAGCAGTCAGCGGCTCAAACCGGAAGATCTTAGCGCGGGAGCGGAGCGCCCCCACAATCTCAAAGTAGGGATTCTCGGTAGTGGTGCCAATAAGGGTAATGATGCCATCCTCGACGAAGGGGAGCAGCGCGTCCTGCTGGAGCTTGTTCAGGTGGTGAATCTCGTCGAGGCACAAGACCACCGGTCGCCCCTCCCGCTGGGCCCGCGCGGCCACCTCCCGCAGCTCCTTCACCGTAGTAAGCGCCGCGTTTAAGCGCACAAAAGGACTGCCGCTCGTTCGGGCGGCGATCTCAGCCAGCGCCGTCTTGCCGGTACCCGGCGGCCCGTAAAAAATGGCCGAGCCCAGCCGCCCGGCTTTTATCGCCCGGTAAAGGAGCTTTCCTTCGGCGAGCAGGTGGCGCTGCCCGACGAATTCCTTCAGGGTCCGGGGCCTAAAACGGGCCGCAAGGGGTTGCGTTGCCAGTTCTTCTTTCAGGTTGCCATCCCCTAACATTGGCGACTCCCTTTCTTGGTAGACGGACCAGGTAATCCTATCGCCGTAAAAGCATACCGGCCAGCAGCTCTTTAAGCTCTCGCGCGTTAGCCACGGCATAACTGCCGGCGTCGTTGTTGAAGTAGGCGTAAACGTCCCGGCCCGCAGCGAGGTGTGCCGCCATCTTTTCCGCCCAGACCGCCAGCACCTCCCGTGGGTAGGAAGAAGCGTAAAGGCGCTCGTGCCCGTGAAAGCGATAGTAAGCGAAATTGGTCGTGATCGCCTCGACGCAGGGCCAGCGCGGCGCGTCAGCGGTACAGAGGGCGTACCCGTAAGCGCGCAGAACATCGTAAATTTCGGGGGCAAACCACGTTGGGTGGCGAAACTCGAAAGCGTGACGGGTCGTCTTCGCCACCGGGTTTTCCTGCAGCAACCCGCAAAACTCTTCCAGGCGCTTCCGGTCGGCGCGCATCCCGGGCGGTAGCTGCCAGAGAACTACGCCTAATTTTTCCCCGAGCAGCGCCGCGCGGGTAAAAAAAAGGGCCACCGTCGCGGCCACATCGCTTAACCGCTTCTGGTGGGTAATGAGACGGCTTCCCTTTAAGGTAAAAGAAAAACCAGGCGGTGAAATCTGGTACCAGGTTTTCAGGGTGCTTTCCCGGGGAAGGCGGTAAAACGTGACGTTAAGTTCGACGGTGTTAAAAACCGTGGCGTAAAAACGTAACTGCTCGCGGGCAGGCAGCTCCGGCGGGTAAAAAGTCCCCCGCCAGTGCGGGTAGCTGTAACCGCTCGTGCCTATCCACGCAATAGCCTGCCGCCCCGCCATGGAAGCCATTCGCCCCGCGTTGGTTCACGGCAAGACCCGCACCGGGTCACCCGCCCGGACCCGGCCACCCCGCACCACCCGGCCAAAAACCCCTTCACTTGGGAGTAGCCGCAGCCCGTGGAAGGAATAGTGATGGGGCTTGACTTCCTTCCCGATCTGGACCACTTCCAGAACACCCTCCCCTACTTGCAGCCGGTCGCCGGGCCGCAGTCCCCGGAGGTCAATGCCGCGGGTAAGGATATTCTCCGCAAAATCCCCGGCCTGCGCCGGAACTCCTGTTTCCTGGGCCACCCGGAGAACGCTTTCCTCCATCAGCAGGCTCACCTGCCGGGACGTCCCCGCATGGGCGTCACCACGCAGGCCGTAATTCTCCTCGAAGAAGCCCTCACCCACATTCTCCTTGGCCGTGCCCCGTTCGCGGCTAATACAAACGGCCACTACCTGACCCTCATTCACTCTTTCCACCCGCGCTTTGCTCATTCTCTTCTCTAGGCAGCAGTTCGAAAAGATTCATATCCAGGCTTAGCGTTACGGGACGCTGCGGCGGGTTTTTAACGCGGAGCCGGAAAACCGGGTTCTTCAAGAGGCACTGCCAGACGGTAACCCCCTCGTAACAAGCGCTTTTATCGGCTATTACCCACTCCCCGTCGCGGTGCTCTTCGAGAAAAAGGATAAAGCGCCCGTTGCTTTTTGCTCTGAAGGCCACAACCAGCGGTTGGCTCCGGAACTCTCCTAGGGTAATCTCTTCACCGGGAGCAAGTTCGCGGTCCTGGAGCAGGGAAATGATATTGGGTTTAAGCGCCGGCACCGGGCAGACATCAAACAAAGGATAGTACATAGGCGTCCTCCTGTAAAATTTTTCGGTTTTCCCTTCAATTATAAGTCGTTGCCTCACCCCCGGGCAAGGCGTCCCGGCCAAGACCTTTAAAAGAGCCTTCTTTTCTTTTGGAACCCGCCTGCTGGCTTTACGGGGTGCTTTATGGTAAACTTTATCCTAAATTTAACCTAACCGGGGTGAAACATGACTTTTCAAGCAGGAGAGCTGGTTGCCTTTATCGACCAGGAAGGCCGGGCCTACTTGCAACGGCTCGTCCCGGGCGGGAGATTTCACTCCCACCGGGGGTACGTGGTCCACGATACGGTTATCGGCGCGGCGCCCGGCGCCGTCGTTACCTCTTCCCGCGGGGCAAAGTTTTACGTTTTCTACCCGACGCTGACCGATTTCACGATGAACATGCCGCGCATCAGCGGTATCATCTACCCCAAAGACACCGGTATCATCCTGCTCTGGGCGGATATTTTCCCCGGCGCCAAGGTCCTCATAGGAGGCGTCGGCAGCGGGGCCCTGCTCCTAGCGGTGGCGCGCCAGATAGGAGCCGGCGGCGCGATTGTTGCCTACGACGTCCGCCAGGATATGCTCGACCACGCCGCCCAGAACCTCCGGGAGTTCCTCGGCGCAACGCCGCAGCTAACCTTAAAGCGCGGCGACATTTACCAACCTATCGAAGAAGAGGGCTTCGACCGCGTGCTCCTCGACGTCCCGGAACCGTGGCGGGTTATAGAAACTCTCCAGAAGTCCCTCGCCCCGGGCGGCATCGTCTCGGCCTACGTGCCCTCGATCACCCAAGCAGACGCTTTTGTTAACGCCCTCAAGGGCACCGGCAACTACGCACTGGTAGAAACCATCGAGGTCTTGGTGCGTGACTGGCATATCGCCGGGCGCAGCGTGCGCCCGCACCACCGGATGGTGGGGCACACCGGCTTCCTCACCTTCGCCCGGAAGCTAAGCGCGCCCCAAACGCTGTCCGTCTGCCCGGAAGAGCCTCCCGGTACGGAAAGCCTGTAGCGCAGCGGGCACCCGGCGCGCTTAGCCGCTAAGACTATACTTAATAATTCTCGCAGAGCAGCTCAAAATACGCCTGCGGGTGCGCGCAGGCCGGACAGACCGCCGGCGCCTCCGGTCCTTCGTGGATGTAGCCGCAGTTGCGGCACTTCCAGCACACCGCCCCCTCGCGTTTGAAAACCTTACCCTCTTCGAGGTTGCGGCGGAGCGCTCGGAAACGCGCCTCGTGGTGCTGCTCTGCCGCCGCAATCTTCCGGAGCACAGCCGCGATCTCCGGAAAACCTTCTTCCTCCGCCACCCGCGCAAACTCGGGATACATCGCCGTCCATTCGTAGTTTTCGCCTTCGGCCGCGGCTTGGAGATTTTCCGCCGTCGTCCCGATGCCCTGCAAGAATTTCAGGATGCGCTTGGCGTGCTCCTTCTCGTTGTCCGCCGTCTCCTGGAAAACCGCCGCGATTTGCTCGTAGCCCTCTTTGCGCGCCTGACTAGCGAAATAGGTGTACTTGTTGCGCGCCTGCGATTCGCCGGCAAAAGCGGCCCAGAGGTTCTTCTCGGTCCGAGTCCCTTTCAAGTCTTTCATAACCTCATCCCCTTTCCGAAGTTAAAGCTGCCTTTCCCAACATTTTACCATAAATCTTCCTCACTCAACCTTATCTGCCGGGGATATTTTACCGGCACATGTAAAGTCCCTCCATCGATATCCGAAATAAAGAACAAGCAAGCTACTTACGGGTCAGGATGGGGGGCAAGTCTATGACCGGAAGGATCGGGGTCTACATCTGCAGTTGCGTAACGAATATTTCCGATGTCGTTGACGTGGAAGAAGTAGCGCGCTTCGCCACGCAGTTCCCAGGGGTCGCCTACGCCAAAGTCCACAGCCTGCTCTGCTCCGAAGAAGGGAAAGCCTTCCTTAGTGAGGACATCCAAAAGGAGCAACCGGACCGGATCGTGATCGCCGCCTGTTCCCCCAAAGAACACGAGCATACCTTCCGCAAGGTCCTCGCCGCAAACGGGCTCAACCCGTATCTCTTACAAATGGCGAACATCCGCGAGCAGGTAGCGTGGGTCACCGCCGACCCGGATGAGGCTACGGCGAAGGCTAAGTCATATCTCAAGGCCGCCCTACAGAGGATCCCCCTCCACGAACCGCTACCCAAACAGGAAATCGAGTGCAACCCTAACGCCCTCGTCATCGGCGCCGGCCCGGCGGGAATGGAGGCGGCGTTAATGCTTGCCCGGGCCGGACGGAAAGTTTACCTGGTAGAGAAAAACCCTTTCATCGGTGGCAAAGCAGTTCTTTACGAAGAGGTTTTCCCCAATCTCGAATGCGCCACCTGCATGTTAGAACCCAAGATGGACGAAGTGCTCCACCACGAAAACATCGAGCTCTTCACCCTAAGCGAGGTTCAGGAAGTCCTCGGGTTCATCGGTAACTTCACCGTAAAAATTAGAAAACACCCGCGCTACGTGGCCGCAGATAAATGCATCGGCTGCGGCGCCTGTTTTGAAGCGTGTCCCGTTAGCGCCAAAAACGAGTTCAACTTCGGCCTCAACAACCGCAGGGCGATTTTTACACCCTTCGCCGGAACCCTTCCCAACGTTCCGGTAATTGACCGGCAGAACTGCCTGCGGTTCAGAGGGGAAGAGTGCACCCGCTGCCAGGAGGTCTGCCCCTTTGGCGCGATTGATTATGACGACCGGGAGTTGACCGTTGAGCGGAACGTAGGGGCAATAGTTGTAGCCACCGGTTTTGACCTCTGCGACCCGACCGCCCTCCCGGCCTACGGCTACGGCAAGATCCCGGACGTCTTTACCAGCCTTGAATTTGAGCGCCTACTCGCCGCAACCGGTCCGACAGAGGGCAAAATTATCCGGCAAAACGGCAAGAAACCGAAATCCGTGGCCATCATTCACTGCGTAGGGAGCCGCAACAAAAAGGAGCACGCTTACTGCTCCGCAGTATGTTGCCTTTACGCCACAAAGTTCAATCACCTCATCAAAAAGAAACTTCCGAAAGCGAGCGTCTTTCATCTCTACACTGACTGGTGTCTCCCGGGGAAAAACAACCACACCCTCTTCGACACCTTCAAAGGCAAGACCTGCGCCCTCCGGGTTTTATCCCCGCAGACCATAAAAGTGAAGCGGGAACGTGACCAAATCGCTATCACTTACCAAGATCCGTCCGGAACCAAAAACAAACTCTTAACCGAGATGGTCGTCCTCTGCCCCGCGATGGTGGCGTCGCAAGGAACGGCCGCAATCGCCAGCGTGCTATCTCTGCCGCAAGGAAAGGGGGGGTTCCTCAGCGAGAGCCATACCAAGCTTGGGCCTGTAGCTACGACCACCGAAGGGGTGTATATCGCCGGTTGCGCCCAGGGACCGAAAAACATCGAGGAGTCCGTCGCTCAGGGTGCCGCGGCGGCGGGAGCGATCCTGGCCGCCCTCGTTCCGGGCAAGAAGCTCGAACTCGAAGCCACGACGGTAACGGTCGACCCTGAACGCTGCGGCGGCTGCGGCATCTGCATCGCCCTCTGTCCTTACGGGGCGCTCGGTTGGGATGGCGAGCGGAAGGTGGCCGCGGTTAACCAGGCCCTATGCAAAGGCTGCGGCACGTGCGCGGCGGCTTGCCCCAGCCGCGCGCTAAAGAGCAGGCACTTCACCACCGAAGAAATATATGCGGAGATCGAGGCGCTGGTTGGGTAAGGCTATACCACAAAAGACGGCAGCGCCAAAGCTCTATCTCCAAAACTTTAAAGAGGAGGAATAAGATATGGCTACCGAAACTCTCGATGCTCTGGGTCTCAAGTGCCCTCAGCCCATTCTTAAAGTCACCGCTAAGGCGGCTACGCTTAAACCAGGCGACATCCTCGAAGTCGTTGCCGATTGCCCCACCTTCGAGAAGGACATCCGCCAGTGGTGCGAAAGGATGAAGAAGCCGCTTCTCTGGATCCGGAACGAAGGCGGCGGCAAGATGCGCTGCCAGATAAAGATGTAGCGAGCGCGGGCTCGCTACAACCCGTCACCGGAAACGGCTGAGTTAAGGGAGAGCCCAAGCATGAAACTTCTACGGAAGAAAACTCAGAGTGCCCTCGAAGCAAAGGTTAAGGAACTCGAAGCCGAGGTAGCCGAGCTTAAGAAGGTTAACGAGGCGTTGCACGAAGGGTCGATGCGGGTGGCGATGGGTTTAAGCGATTATTTCGCCGTGCTCCAGCGCCTCAGCCGCGGCGACCTTACCGTTCGGGCAAACGAAAAAACAGGTGACGACCTACTCGACCAGCTCGGGGTGCTAACAAACGAAATGATCGCTTCGCTTGAAGAGCTGGCAGCTTCCGCCGCGAAAATCGCTGCCGGCGACCTGACCGTGGACATCAGGCTCCGTTCGGAGGATGACCACCTCGGTAAAGCGTTTATGGAAATGGTGCACCACCTGCGGGGGCGGGTGGTGAACGCCTCCGGTTCGGCGGATAAGGCGATCACCGTCGCCCAAAAAGGCAAAGAAGTGATGGAAAACACGCTAAGCAAAATGGCGTCGGTGCAGGCATCAATCGAGCACGCGACCAAGAGCATGCAAGGACTCGAAAAATGGTCGAGCGAAATCAGCGAAATAGCAAACGTGATGACCAAAATAGCAGACCAGACCAACCTCCTGTCGCTCAACGCGGCAATCGAAGCGGCCCGGGCCGGCGAAAGCGGGAGAGGGTTTACGATTGTAGCCGACGAGGTCCGCAAACTGGCCCAATCATCCACCACGCAGGCCCAGGAAATCTCTAAGATCGTCCAGCAGGTCCTGACCGATACCAGGAAAGCCGTTGAAGCGGTAAACCGGGGGGCCAAAGATATTGAGGAGGGAAGCTCGCTCATAAACCAGTCCCACCGGATGTTTTTCGAGATTACCAGGGCGGTAGAAAACATCTTCAGGGAGCTGAATACTTAGGGGTCGCATTGTATAACTGTTCCGCCCTGATGGAAAAATAAGCTCGGTAATCTGGAGAGAAGGGGGCTTTTTGTGGCGACCATCGCCGTCATTGGCGCCGGTTCGGTTGGGGCCACCACTGCCTACGCCATCATCGCGAGCAACATAGTGGAAGAAATTGTCCTCATCGATATCAACCGCCCGCGGGCCGAAGGGGAAGCGCTTGACCTCGGCGACAGCACCGCCTTTACGACCCCCACCCGCGTTTTCGCCGGTGACTACGCCGACTGCCAAAACGCCGATCTGGTCATCTTCGCTGCCGGCGCGGGTCAGCGCCCCGGGGAAAGCCGCCTCGCCTTGGCGGAGAAGAACCACGCGGTCCTGCGCGACGTTCTCGCGCAGCTGATGCCCTACTGGCGGGGCGGGCTGCTCTTAATCGTCTCGAACCCGGTTGATCTCCTCACTTACGCCGCCGTAAAAATCACCGGGCTTGAGCCCTCCCGGGTTCTTGGCAGCGGTACAATCCTCGACAGCGCCCGTTTCCGGTATGCTTTGAGCACCTACACGGGGGTAGACGCCCGCAACATTCACGCCTACGTAATCGGTGAGCACGGCGATAGCGCGGTGCCGCTCTGGTCCCGCGTGCGCGTTGCGGGAATTCCTCTCGACGAATTTTGCCACCAAAAAGGAATCGCGCCCCCCGACCGGGAAGTGGTAACGACGGCCGTTCGCCAAGCCGCCTACCGGATTATTGAGCGAAAAGGCGCGACTTATTACGCGATCGGACTGGGAATCCGGCGGATCTGCGAGGCGATCCTGAAAGACCAGAAGAGCGTCCTAACCGTCTCTGGCCTGCTTGCTGGCCAATACGGGTTTAACGACCTGAGTTTTAGCTTGCCCACGGTGGTAGGGAAAAACGGTAGGGGTATCGCCCTTGAGCTGCCGCTTGTAGCGGAAGAACTCGCGGCACTCCGCCACTCTGCTGCCATCCTGAAAGCGGCCCAGGAGCGCCTCGGCTACCGGTAGGCCTATAGATTAAGTCGGAAAACGTTACCTTTGCGCTTTTGCCTGCGGTTCGGTCAGTCCCCTGCCCCAGCCACGTAATATTCCAGAAAGTTGAGGAGCTCCTCCGCTAACTTGCCCTGGTGGTAAAAACCAATACCCGCGGTCACGGCGAGGGGGAAAAAGGCAAGCCAGCCAACGGCTCCGGCCGCCGCCTTATCCAGCCACTTGCCCGCCCCGGTTTCCACCTCTACCCCACCCTCCTGTTGTTTAAGCCGCACCGTCAAAGCGTAAGACATCCCCGCCACTTTCGCCAGCGTTCCTCCCTTTTTCGCCTGCACCAGGAAAGTTGAACCGTCGGCTAAGCACTGGGTTTCAAAATCGCGGCGGCGGAACCAGAGGACAATCGCGCGGCTGAGCTCCGCGGCGGTGATTTTTGTCCGGTAGATACGCAGCGCCAAAGGCCTTCCCTCCGCCTAAAGTATCAGCATCGCGTCCCCGAAACTGCAAAAACGGTAGCGCAGGCGGACCGCTTCCCGGTAAGCCCGCAGAATCTTCTCGCGTCCGGCAAAGGCCGCCACCAGCATCAACAGCGTGGAGCGCGGGAGGTGAAAGTTAGTGATGAGGGCATCAACTACTTTGAACCGGTAGCCCGGATAGATGAAAAGATCCGTCATCCCGGCTCCTGCCCTCACCCTGCTACCTTCACCCGCAACCGTCTCGAGGCAGCGCACAACCGTGGTGCCCACAGCAATAACGCGGCGTCCTTCCGCCTTCGCCTGGTTTACAGCCGTTGCCGTCGCCTCCGGCACAAAGTATTCCTCCCGGTGCATCCGGTGGGCCGCAATGTTCTCTTCCCGCACCGGCCGGAAGGTATCAAGCCCGATGTGGAGCACCACCGGCACCACCCCAACCCCCATTGCCCGAAGCGTCGCGAGCAGCTCCGGGGTGAAGTGAAAACCTGCCGTCGGCGCCGCAGCGGAACCAGCCTCCCGGGCGTAAACCGTCTGGTAACGTTCGGGAGCCGAAAGCTTCTGCTTGATGTACGGCGGGAGCGGCACCTCCCCGACCCGCCGCAATACCTCCTCGAAGGAGCCCGCGTAGTGAAAACGAATGAAGCGCCCACCCGTCTCGGTGCGCGCAACCACTTCGCCGGTAAGCCACCCACCGCCGAAAACAAGCCGGGTCCCCGGAGGCACCCGCCGTCCGGGCCGCACCAGCGCCTCCCACAGGTCCTGCCCCACCGCACGAAGAAGCAGCACCTCCACCCTGCCCCCCGTCTCTTTTACCCCGTGAAGCCGCACGGGCAGCACCTTCGTCTCGTTTACCACCAAGAGGTCCCCGGGAACAAGATACGCCACGATTTCCCGGAAAACCCGGTGCTCAAAGTCCTCCCGGTCCCGGTGGACTACCAACAGGCGGGATGCGTCCCGCTGGGGCAGCGGCTCCTGCGCAATGAGTTCGGGCGGTAGTTCGTAATCAAAATCGCTCGGTTTAAGCAAAGTCTTCGGACCCGCTTCCCTCCCACGGGAAAGGTGCTTCCATCTCCCCGCGCAAAATTTCGCCTATTCGCGCCGCGTCTATGTCCTGGTGCGCAGCCCGCTGGGCCAAAAACCACCAGGCGGCTTTCAGGCTCCTCTCCCAGAAGAGCGCGTCGGAAACTGCCGGGCCAACCCCGCACCGCTCGCGCCAGCCGTCAGGGTCGTAGAGCAGGCGCAAAACGGTCCAGGCTCCTGTTTCATCAAGCCATGCCGACCAGGCGAGCCTCTCCTTCGCCTCCCGGAGAAAGCGCAGGAACTGCTCCGTCTGCGCCATATCCTCCGGCGCGACCCCTTCCCGGGCCAGCCACTCTGCGG from Thermodesulfitimonas autotrophica encodes the following:
- a CDS encoding replication-associated recombination protein A yields the protein MLGDGNLKEELATQPLAARFRPRTLKEFVGQRHLLAEGKLLYRAIKAGRLGSAIFYGPPGTGKTALAEIAARTSGSPFVRLNAALTTVKELREVAARAQREGRPVVLCLDEIHHLNKLQQDALLPFVEDGIITLIGTTTENPYFEIVGALRSRAKIFRFEPLTAEDLRIILTRALADPERGLGMYAVRLLPEALDHLANAAAGDARAALGALEVAVLTTPPGPDGVITIDLPAAAECIRQRALQYDKAGDTHYDVASAFIKSIRGSDPDAALHYLARMVAAGEDVKFIARRLVISAAEDVGLADPRALLVAQAAADAVQFVGLPEARIILAEAVIYLSLAPKSNAAYRAVEQALADVAQKETGPVPPHLRDASYRGAKSFGHGAGYKYPHDYPGGFVAQDYLPAGLRGTIYYEPTDRGAEAVLRERLEKLRRLREGKKG
- a CDS encoding DUF72 domain-containing protein, producing MAGRQAIAWIGTSGYSYPHWRGTFYPPELPAREQLRFYATVFNTVELNVTFYRLPRESTLKTWYQISPPGFSFTLKGSRLITHQKRLSDVAATVALFFTRAALLGEKLGVVLWQLPPGMRADRKRLEEFCGLLQENPVAKTTRHAFEFRHPTWFAPEIYDVLRAYGYALCTADAPRWPCVEAITTNFAYYRFHGHERLYASSYPREVLAVWAEKMAAHLAAGRDVYAYFNNDAGSYAVANARELKELLAGMLLRR
- a CDS encoding MOSC domain-containing protein, with translation MNEGQVVAVCISRERGTAKENVGEGFFEENYGLRGDAHAGTSRQVSLLMEESVLRVAQETGVPAQAGDFAENILTRGIDLRGLRPGDRLQVGEGVLEVVQIGKEVKPHHYSFHGLRLLPSEGVFGRVVRGGRVRAGDPVRVLP
- a CDS encoding tRNA (adenine-N1)-methyltransferase, encoding MTFQAGELVAFIDQEGRAYLQRLVPGGRFHSHRGYVVHDTVIGAAPGAVVTSSRGAKFYVFYPTLTDFTMNMPRISGIIYPKDTGIILLWADIFPGAKVLIGGVGSGALLLAVARQIGAGGAIVAYDVRQDMLDHAAQNLREFLGATPQLTLKRGDIYQPIEEEGFDRVLLDVPEPWRVIETLQKSLAPGGIVSAYVPSITQADAFVNALKGTGNYALVETIEVLVRDWHIAGRSVRPHHRMVGHTGFLTFARKLSAPQTLSVCPEEPPGTESL
- the rbr gene encoding rubrerythrin, coding for MKDLKGTRTEKNLWAAFAGESQARNKYTYFASQARKEGYEQIAAVFQETADNEKEHAKRILKFLQGIGTTAENLQAAAEGENYEWTAMYPEFARVAEEEGFPEIAAVLRKIAAAEQHHEARFRALRRNLEEGKVFKREGAVCWKCRNCGYIHEGPEAPAVCPACAHPQAYFELLCENY
- a CDS encoding CoB--CoM heterodisulfide reductase iron-sulfur subunit A family protein produces the protein MTGRIGVYICSCVTNISDVVDVEEVARFATQFPGVAYAKVHSLLCSEEGKAFLSEDIQKEQPDRIVIAACSPKEHEHTFRKVLAANGLNPYLLQMANIREQVAWVTADPDEATAKAKSYLKAALQRIPLHEPLPKQEIECNPNALVIGAGPAGMEAALMLARAGRKVYLVEKNPFIGGKAVLYEEVFPNLECATCMLEPKMDEVLHHENIELFTLSEVQEVLGFIGNFTVKIRKHPRYVAADKCIGCGACFEACPVSAKNEFNFGLNNRRAIFTPFAGTLPNVPVIDRQNCLRFRGEECTRCQEVCPFGAIDYDDRELTVERNVGAIVVATGFDLCDPTALPAYGYGKIPDVFTSLEFERLLAATGPTEGKIIRQNGKKPKSVAIIHCVGSRNKKEHAYCSAVCCLYATKFNHLIKKKLPKASVFHLYTDWCLPGKNNHTLFDTFKGKTCALRVLSPQTIKVKRERDQIAITYQDPSGTKNKLLTEMVVLCPAMVASQGTAAIASVLSLPQGKGGFLSESHTKLGPVATTTEGVYIAGCAQGPKNIEESVAQGAAAAGAILAALVPGKKLELEATTVTVDPERCGGCGICIALCPYGALGWDGERKVAAVNQALCKGCGTCAAACPSRALKSRHFTTEEIYAEIEALVG
- a CDS encoding sulfurtransferase TusA family protein; translation: MATETLDALGLKCPQPILKVTAKAATLKPGDILEVVADCPTFEKDIRQWCERMKKPLLWIRNEGGGKMRCQIKM
- a CDS encoding methyl-accepting chemotaxis protein; translation: MVHHLRGRVVNASGSADKAITVAQKGKEVMENTLSKMASVQASIEHATKSMQGLEKWSSEISEIANVMTKIADQTNLLSLNAAIEAARAGESGRGFTIVADEVRKLAQSSTTQAQEISKIVQQVLTDTRKAVEAVNRGAKDIEEGSSLINQSHRMFFEITRAVENIFRELNT
- a CDS encoding L-lactate dehydrogenase — translated: MATIAVIGAGSVGATTAYAIIASNIVEEIVLIDINRPRAEGEALDLGDSTAFTTPTRVFAGDYADCQNADLVIFAAGAGQRPGESRLALAEKNHAVLRDVLAQLMPYWRGGLLLIVSNPVDLLTYAAVKITGLEPSRVLGSGTILDSARFRYALSTYTGVDARNIHAYVIGEHGDSAVPLWSRVRVAGIPLDEFCHQKGIAPPDREVVTTAVRQAAYRIIERKGATYYAIGLGIRRICEAILKDQKSVLTVSGLLAGQYGFNDLSFSLPTVVGKNGRGIALELPLVAEELAALRHSAAILKAAQERLGYR
- the queA gene encoding tRNA preQ1(34) S-adenosylmethionine ribosyltransferase-isomerase QueA: MLKPSDFDYELPPELIAQEPLPQRDASRLLVVHRDREDFEHRVFREIVAYLVPGDLLVVNETKVLPVRLHGVKETGGRVEVLLLRAVGQDLWEALVRPGRRVPPGTRLVFGGGWLTGEVVARTETGGRFIRFHYAGSFEEVLRRVGEVPLPPYIKQKLSAPERYQTVYAREAGSAAAPTAGFHFTPELLATLRAMGVGVVPVVLHIGLDTFRPVREENIAAHRMHREEYFVPEATATAVNQAKAEGRRVIAVGTTVVRCLETVAGEGSRVRAGAGMTDLFIYPGYRFKVVDALITNFHLPRSTLLMLVAAFAGREKILRAYREAVRLRYRFCSFGDAMLIL